A window of the Kosakonia sp. BYX6 genome harbors these coding sequences:
- the yacL gene encoding protein YacL, protein MDYEFLRDVTGVVKVRMSMGHEVVGHWFNEEVKENLALLDEVEQAARTVKGSERSWQRAGHEYTLWLDGEEVMVRANQLEFTGDEMEEGMNYYDEESLSLCGVEDFLQVVAAYREFLKQR, encoded by the coding sequence ATGGATTACGAATTTTTGCGCGATGTCACTGGTGTGGTGAAAGTGCGTATGTCGATGGGCCATGAAGTGGTCGGACATTGGTTTAATGAAGAAGTCAAAGAGAACCTGGCGCTACTTGATGAAGTGGAACAGGCGGCACGAACGGTGAAAGGCAGCGAACGTTCCTGGCAGCGTGCCGGGCATGAATATACGCTGTGGCTGGATGGCGAAGAGGTGATGGTGCGCGCTAACCAGTTGGAGTTTACTGGCGATGAAATGGAAGAAGGGATGAATTATTACGATGAAGAGAGCCTGTCGCTGTGCGGCGTTGAAGACTTTCTTCAAGTGGTGGCTGCTTACCGAGAATTCCTCAAACAGCGCTGA
- the speE gene encoding polyamine aminopropyltransferase, protein MADNNVWQETLHDHFGQYFAVDKVLYHEKTDHQDLIIFENAAFGRVMALDGVVQTTERDEFIYHEMMTHVPLLAHGHAKHVLIIGGGDGAMLREVTRHKNIETITMVEIDAGVVSFCRQFLPKHNAGAYDDPRFQLVIDDGVNFVNHTQQTFDVIISDCTDPVGPGESLFTSAFYEGCKRCLNPGGIFVAQNGVSFLQQDEAVGSHRKLSHYFADVSFYQAAVPTYYGGIMTFAWATDNEALRNLSTELVAARFHNAALTCRYYNPAIHTAAFALPQYLQDALSAQ, encoded by the coding sequence ATGGCCGATAACAACGTATGGCAAGAAACGCTGCACGACCACTTTGGTCAATACTTTGCTGTTGATAAGGTGCTTTATCACGAGAAGACCGATCATCAGGATCTGATAATCTTCGAAAACGCCGCTTTCGGTCGCGTTATGGCGCTGGATGGCGTGGTACAAACCACCGAGCGTGATGAGTTTATCTATCACGAAATGATGACCCATGTTCCGCTGCTGGCGCACGGCCATGCGAAACATGTGCTGATTATCGGCGGTGGCGACGGCGCGATGCTGCGTGAAGTGACGCGTCATAAAAATATCGAAACCATCACCATGGTGGAAATCGACGCTGGCGTCGTCTCTTTCTGCCGCCAGTTCCTGCCAAAACACAACGCCGGTGCTTACGACGATCCGCGCTTTCAGCTTGTGATCGACGACGGCGTGAACTTCGTTAACCACACCCAGCAAACGTTTGATGTGATCATCTCTGACTGCACCGATCCGGTCGGTCCAGGCGAGAGCCTGTTTACTTCTGCGTTTTATGAAGGGTGCAAACGTTGTCTGAACCCTGGTGGCATTTTCGTCGCGCAAAACGGCGTAAGCTTCTTGCAGCAGGACGAAGCTGTCGGCAGCCATCGCAAGCTGAGCCACTATTTTGCTGATGTCAGCTTTTATCAGGCGGCCGTGCCAACTTATTACGGCGGCATTATGACGTTTGCCTGGGCGACGGATAACGAAGCATTGCGCAATCTCTCCACCGAATTAGTCGCTGCCCGTTTCCACAACGCCGCGCTGACCTGCCGTTACTACAATCCGGCCATCCATACGGCAGCGTTTGCTTTGCCGCAATACTTGCAAGACGCACTGTCCGCACAGTGA
- a CDS encoding YacC family pilotin-like protein: MKTFFRTVVLGSLLAVSANSYALSESEAEDMADLTAVFVFLKNDCGYNNLPNGQIRRALVFFAQQNQWDLSNYDTWDMKSLGEESYRDLSGIGIPTAKKCKALARDSLSLLAYVK; the protein is encoded by the coding sequence ATGAAGACGTTTTTCAGAACTGTAGTCCTTGGCAGCTTGCTCGCTGTCTCCGCAAATAGTTATGCGCTGAGTGAATCCGAAGCTGAAGACATGGCCGATCTCACGGCAGTGTTCGTATTTCTGAAAAACGACTGCGGTTATAACAACTTACCTAACGGGCAGATCCGCCGTGCGCTGGTGTTTTTCGCCCAGCAAAATCAGTGGGATCTCAGCAACTACGATACATGGGACATGAAGTCACTTGGCGAAGAGAGCTACCGCGATCTAAGCGGCATCGGCATTCCTACCGCCAAAAAATGTAAAGCGCTGGCCCGCGATTCCTTAAGCCTTCTCGCCTACGTGAAGTAA
- the speD gene encoding adenosylmethionine decarboxylase — MKKLKLHGFNNLTKSLSFCIYDICYAKTAEERDGYIAYIDELYNANRLTEILTETCNIIGANILNIARQDYEPQGASVTILVSEEPVDPHLIDKTEHPGPLPEAVVAHLDKSHICVHTYPESHPEGGLCTFRADIEVSTCGVISPLKALNYLIHQLESDIVTVDYRVRGFTRDVNGMKHFIDHEINSIQNFMSDDMKSLYDMVDVNVYQENIFHTKMLLKEFDLKHYMFHTKPEDLTTQERKEITEALWKEMREIYYGRNIPAV, encoded by the coding sequence TTGAAAAAGCTTAAACTACATGGCTTTAACAACCTGACCAAAAGCCTGAGTTTTTGTATCTACGACATCTGCTACGCCAAAACCGCAGAAGAACGTGACGGCTATATTGCCTACATTGATGAACTCTATAACGCCAACCGTTTGACGGAGATCCTGACGGAAACCTGCAACATTATTGGCGCGAATATTTTGAACATTGCCCGCCAGGATTACGAGCCGCAAGGCGCGAGCGTCACGATTCTGGTGAGCGAAGAGCCGGTCGACCCGCATCTTATCGACAAAACCGAGCACCCCGGCCCGCTGCCGGAAGCCGTCGTGGCGCATCTGGATAAGAGCCACATTTGTGTGCACACCTACCCGGAAAGCCACCCGGAAGGCGGTTTGTGCACCTTCCGCGCGGATATTGAAGTTTCAACGTGCGGCGTGATTTCGCCGTTGAAAGCGCTGAATTACCTGATTCACCAGCTTGAGTCCGATATTGTGACCGTCGATTATCGCGTGCGCGGCTTTACCCGCGACGTCAACGGCATGAAACACTTTATCGATCATGAGATTAATTCGATTCAAAACTTCATGTCCGATGACATGAAATCCTTGTACGACATGGTGGACGTGAACGTTTATCAGGAAAATATCTTCCATACCAAGATGTTGCTTAAAGAGTTCGACCTTAAGCACTACATGTTTCATACCAAACCGGAAGATTTGACGACGCAGGAACGTAAGGAGATCACGGAAGCGCTGTGGAAAGAGATGCGCGAGATCTACTACGGCCGCAATATTCCGGCCGTGTGA
- the acnB gene encoding bifunctional aconitate hydratase 2/2-methylisocitrate dehydratase — MLEEYRKHVAERAAEGIAPKPLDATQMAALVELLKNPPAGEEEFLLDLLANRVPPGVDEAAYVKAGFLAAVAKGEATSPLVTPEKAIELLGTMQGGYNIHPLIEALDNDKLAPIAAKALSHTLLMFDNFYDVEEKAKAGNTYAKQVMQSWADAEWFQNRPQLADKITVTVFKVTGETNTDDLSPAPDAWSRPDIPLHAQAMLKNAREGIEPDQPGSVGPIKQIEQLAQKGFPLAYVGDVVGTGSSRKSATNSVLWFMGDDIPNVPNKRGGGLVLGGKIAPIFFNTMEDAGALPIEVDVNNLNMGDVIDVYPFKGEVRNHETGELLANFELKTDVLIDEVRAGGRIPLIIGRGLTTKAREALGLPHSDVFRQAKDVAESSRGYSLAQKMVGRACGVDGIRPGAYCEPKMTSVGSQDTTGPMTRDELKDLACLGFSADLVMQSFCHTAAYPKPVDVTTHHTLPDFIMNRGGVSLRPGDGVIHSWLNRMLLPDTVGTGGDSHTRFPIGISFPAGSGLVAFAAATGVMPLDMPESVLVRFKGKMQPGITLRDLVHAIPLYAIKQGLLTVEKKGKKNIFSGRILEIEGLPDLKVEQAFELTDASAERSAAGCTIKLNKEPIVEYLNSNIVLLKWMIAEGYGDRRTLERRVQGMEKWLADPQLLEADADADYAAVIDIDLAEIKEPILCAPNDPDDARLLSDVQGESIDEVFIGSCMTNIGHFRAAGKLLDSHKGQLPTRLWVAPPTRMDAAQLTEEGYYSVFGKSGARIEIPGCSLCMGNQARVADGATVVSTSTRNFPNRLGTGANVYLASAELAAIAALIGKLPTPDEYLTFMGQVDKTAVDTYRYLNFDQLNQYTDKADGVIFQTAV, encoded by the coding sequence GTGCTAGAAGAATACCGTAAGCACGTAGCTGAACGTGCCGCTGAAGGGATTGCGCCAAAACCATTAGATGCAACCCAAATGGCCGCGTTAGTCGAGCTGCTGAAGAACCCGCCTGCTGGCGAAGAAGAATTCCTGTTAGATCTGCTGGCGAACCGTGTTCCGCCGGGTGTTGATGAAGCCGCTTATGTCAAAGCCGGTTTCCTTGCAGCTGTCGCCAAAGGCGAAGCAACCTCCCCACTGGTTACTCCTGAAAAAGCCATCGAACTGCTGGGCACCATGCAGGGCGGCTATAACATTCATCCGCTGATTGAAGCGCTGGACAACGACAAACTCGCGCCGATTGCGGCGAAAGCCCTGTCTCATACCCTGTTGATGTTCGATAACTTCTACGATGTGGAAGAGAAAGCCAAAGCGGGCAACACCTACGCGAAGCAAGTCATGCAATCCTGGGCTGATGCCGAGTGGTTCCAGAACCGCCCGCAGCTGGCCGACAAAATTACCGTTACTGTCTTCAAAGTGACCGGTGAAACCAACACCGATGACCTCTCTCCGGCGCCGGATGCCTGGTCGCGCCCGGATATTCCGCTGCACGCGCAGGCGATGCTGAAAAACGCCCGTGAAGGTATCGAACCGGATCAACCGGGCAGCGTTGGCCCGATCAAACAGATCGAGCAGCTGGCGCAAAAAGGCTTCCCGCTGGCTTATGTCGGTGACGTTGTCGGTACCGGTTCTTCGCGTAAATCCGCCACCAACTCGGTGCTGTGGTTTATGGGCGATGACATTCCGAACGTGCCGAACAAACGCGGCGGCGGCCTGGTGCTCGGCGGCAAAATCGCGCCAATTTTCTTCAACACCATGGAAGATGCCGGCGCGCTACCGATCGAAGTGGACGTTAACAACCTGAACATGGGCGACGTGATTGACGTTTACCCGTTCAAAGGTGAAGTGCGTAACCACGAAACCGGCGAGCTGCTGGCGAATTTCGAACTGAAAACCGACGTACTGATCGACGAAGTGCGCGCCGGTGGCCGTATCCCGCTGATTATCGGTCGCGGGCTGACCACCAAAGCGCGTGAAGCGCTGGGTCTGCCGCACAGCGACGTGTTCCGTCAGGCGAAAGACGTGGCGGAAAGCAGCCGCGGCTACTCGCTGGCGCAGAAAATGGTCGGTCGTGCTTGCGGCGTAGACGGTATTCGTCCTGGCGCCTACTGCGAACCGAAAATGACCTCTGTGGGTTCTCAGGACACCACCGGCCCGATGACCCGCGACGAGCTAAAAGATCTGGCTTGCCTGGGCTTCTCCGCCGATTTGGTGATGCAATCCTTCTGCCACACGGCGGCCTATCCGAAGCCGGTAGATGTGACCACGCACCATACGCTGCCGGACTTTATTATGAACCGCGGCGGCGTGTCGCTGCGCCCGGGCGACGGCGTCATCCACTCCTGGCTGAACCGCATGCTGCTGCCGGATACCGTGGGTACCGGCGGTGACTCGCACACCCGTTTCCCGATCGGCATCTCTTTCCCGGCGGGTTCTGGTCTGGTGGCTTTTGCCGCCGCGACCGGCGTCATGCCGCTGGATATGCCGGAATCTGTGCTGGTGCGCTTTAAAGGCAAAATGCAGCCGGGCATTACCCTGCGCGATCTGGTGCACGCGATTCCGCTGTATGCGATCAAGCAAGGTCTGCTGACCGTTGAGAAGAAAGGTAAGAAAAATATCTTCTCTGGCCGCATTCTGGAAATCGAAGGTCTGCCGGATCTGAAAGTCGAGCAGGCATTCGAGCTGACCGATGCGTCCGCTGAACGTTCCGCTGCCGGTTGCACCATCAAGCTGAACAAAGAACCAATTGTTGAGTATCTGAACTCCAACATCGTGTTGCTGAAGTGGATGATTGCCGAAGGCTACGGTGACCGCCGTACGCTGGAGCGTCGCGTGCAGGGCATGGAAAAATGGCTGGCGGATCCGCAGTTGCTGGAAGCCGATGCCGATGCGGATTACGCCGCGGTGATCGATATCGATCTGGCGGAAATCAAAGAGCCTATTCTGTGTGCGCCGAACGATCCGGATGACGCGCGTCTGCTTTCTGATGTACAAGGCGAGAGCATCGACGAGGTGTTCATTGGTTCCTGTATGACCAACATCGGCCACTTCCGCGCGGCCGGTAAGCTGCTGGACAGCCACAAAGGCCAACTGCCGACCCGCTTGTGGGTTGCGCCGCCGACCCGTATGGACGCCGCGCAATTGACCGAAGAGGGCTACTACAGCGTGTTCGGTAAGAGCGGTGCGCGTATCGAGATCCCGGGCTGCTCGCTGTGCATGGGGAACCAGGCGCGCGTAGCGGACGGCGCGACGGTTGTTTCGACGTCGACCCGTAACTTCCCGAACCGTTTAGGTACCGGCGCGAACGTTTATCTGGCTTCTGCGGAGCTGGCGGCGATTGCTGCGCTGATCGGCAAACTGCCGACGCCTGACGAGTATCTGACCTTTATGGGCCAGGTGGATAAAACCGCTGTGGATACTTACCGCTACCTCAACTTCGACCAGCTTAATCAGTACACCGATAAAGCCGACGGCGTGATTTTCCAGACCGCCGTCTAA